A portion of the Eulemur rufifrons isolate Redbay chromosome 30, OSU_ERuf_1, whole genome shotgun sequence genome contains these proteins:
- the LOC138378580 gene encoding DDB1- and CUL4-associated factor 12-like protein 2, with the protein MAPQQTGSRKRKAPAVEPGAGSSSSHGAAGDGEGPLPPKKQKRPATRRSLVHYLKGREVGARGRAGLLGFEGELRGYTVRRLPALLTERELALGTLNKVFASQWLNARQVVCGTKCNTLFVVDVQSGHITRIPLLRDRMAGLGRTHPGCGIHAIELNPSKTLLATGGENPNSLAIYQLPTLDPVCLGDRYGHKDWIFAVAWLSDTVAVSGSRDGTVALWRLDPDMFHGSIGWHNDFGLPVYSHIRPRDVEAIPRASTNPSNRKVRALAFSGKNQELGAVSLDGYFHLWKARSTLSRLLSLRLPYCRENVCLTYCDELSLYAVGSQSHVSFLDPRQRQQNIRPMCSREGGSGVRSLSFYQHIITVGTGHGSLLFYDIRAQKFLEEKSLASPDSSPGSAGRKLKLTCGRGWLNQDDLWVNYFGGIGEFPNALYTHCYNWPEMKLFVAGGPLPSGLHGNYAGLWS; encoded by the coding sequence ATGGCCCCGCAGCAAACAGGTAGCAGGAAGCGGAAAGCGCCCGCGGTCGAACCCGGCGCCGGGAGCTCGTCGTCTCATGGGGCGGCGGGGGACGGAGAGGGGCCGCTGCCGCCCAAGAAGCAGAAGCGGCCGGCGACGCGTCGTTCGCTGGTGCACTACCTGAAGGGCCGCGAGGTGGGCGCGCGGGGCCGCGCGGGGCTCCTGGGCTTCGAGGGCGAGCTGCGCGGCTACACAGTGCGGAGGCTGCCCGCGCTGCTGACGGAGCGTGAGCTGGCCCTGGGCACCCTCAACAAGGTGTTCGCGTCACAGTGGCTGAACGCCAGGCAGGTAGTGTGCGGCACCAAGTGTAACACGCTTTTCGTGGTGGACGTGCAGTCGGGCCACATCACACGCATCCCCCTGCTGCGGGACAGGATGGCCGGGCTGGGCCGGACCCATCCGGGTTGCGGCATCCACGCCATCGAGCTGAATCCCTCCAAGACCCTTCTGGCCACCGGAGGCGAAAACCCCAACAGCCTGGCCATCTACCAGCTGCCCACCCTGGACCCTGTATGCCTGGGCGACCGCTACGGCCACAAGGACTGGATCTTTGCCGTCGCCTGGCTGAGTGACACCGTGGCCGTGAGCGGCTCTCGCGACGGCACCGTGGCGCTCTGGCGACTGGACCCGGACATGTTCCATGGTAGCATTGGCTGGCACAATGATTTTGGGCTCCCTGTGTACTCCCACATCCGTCCGAGGGATGTGGAGGCCATCCCCAGGGCCAGCACCAACCCCAGTAACCGCAAAGTGCGAGCCCTGGCCTTCAGTGGCAAGAACCAGGAGCTGGGAGCCGTGTCCCTGGATGGCTACTTCCACCTGTGGAAAGCCCGGAGCACCCTGTCCAGGTTACTGTCCCTCAGGCTGCCCTACTGCCGAGAGAATGTGTGCCTGACCTACTGTGATGAGTTATCCCTGTATGCAGTGGGCTCCCAGTCCCATGTCTCCTTTCTGGATCCACGCCAGCGCCAGCAGAACATCCGGCCCATGTGCTCTCGAGAGGGCGGCTCGGGAGTGCGCTCCCTGAGCTTCTACCAGCACATCATCACCGTGGGCACAGGCCATGGCTCCCTGCTCTTCTATGATATCCGTGCCCAGAAATTCCTGGAGGAGAAGTCTTTGGCCAGCCCAGACTCCTCACCAGGGTCCGCAGGGAGGAAGCTCAAGCTCACTTGTGGCAGAGGCTGGCTCAACCAGGATGACCTTTGGGTGAACTACTTTGGGGGCATTGGG